The following are encoded together in the Zingiber officinale cultivar Zhangliang chromosome 8A, Zo_v1.1, whole genome shotgun sequence genome:
- the LOC122009462 gene encoding uncharacterized protein LOC122009462 isoform X2 encodes MLSLLLRRRRLPHSHAARRFSTETSHESTQIRPGFLEQPSPRPLFVQNPPAPTPSPAAASPLRSASSSYAIAATVVSASALAAYVALSFSDRPSPRSDRIYSDMEETLERSKNSVRRILDRMSQTGAAASVLWKSLVSMLSSANHGVRSGFEFRVAALLADISAANEARRAAIVGAGGGAVVDWLLDSVAISGHGGDRIGTQSESARALAHLIADPNVCHAVLGRPYAIPNLLRFIFSFQPKKSKSVKHSAKDGSDVCKGRSMLVAAIMDIITSNCDSVDQPLKPLLPASADTRDIATALEVVEEGGLRLEVVDEDGDNDDGDNGIQGIGIKVLGGTTILGFSSKESILELSQPLHYQLLRPRERYQNLELKENISSSSRHERFSFTIPGLWDDLQREHVAVPFAAWALANWALASELNRTRILELDSVGRAIMTTLRAPERSVKWHGCLVARALVDDPKLPLNVSVPDWSSSLLSTAFHASNSEDVTLAQVALSAFLVSIKRSNEAKVVMMEKGLDLIRGIGKQSEKHWHLRETLAKVLELIYNGDMHLSLEESQRWSGILLHWIIDESSNLTTRLSAMKTLSFIMEDFGPHSIPISQGWLTILLNEVLGSSKKANMKGNNPPKSDKVKISNELATSVVKLTGFQSDLKSDTSGNSPFNDFLSLEPFSTLIKNTKKNSLPKFDAADSAIATLKGIKALTELCAEDTVCQCKIADLGALVLLRRYLLCDDYEKLAANEAYLASRVLEPQSLNASVPGDSPNKNQNIEPSSVRVPPTAHIRKHAARLLVILSLLPRVKKVISADPILCKWLEDCACGNIPCCNDQKIQSYARATLLNIFCLEPSETQVLNYMPPVDLKDPKRKCPLYEDMIFLLNPELPHWKVSQKHDENHSDGSFGQMLVSGPSSPCSVGQCEENNSDNSSCLVNSEQESESSFPLLDVVFVHGLRGGPFKSWRIADNKSSTTSKAGLVESIDLEAGKLGTCWPSEWLGADFPCARIFSVKYKTNLTQWSGATLPLQEVSSMLLRKLTRAGIGDRPVVFVTHSMGGLVVKEMLHEAKLNNLEEFVKNTIGVVFYSCPHFGSKLADMPWRMGLVLRPALTIGELRSGSPRLLELNDYVRQLYKKGLLDVLSFSETQVTPIVEGYGGWGLRMEIVPIESAFPGFGELVVLDSTDHVNSCKPVSQTDPSYAKTLEFLKKLKDHLGVSSSAKQDKHTG; translated from the exons ATGCTCAGCCTCCTCCTCCGGCGGCGCCGCCTCCCGCACAGCCATGCGGCCAGGCGTTTCTCTACCGAGACCTCTCACGAGTCTACCCAGATCCGGCCAGGCTTCCTCGAGCAACCCTCGCCGCGGCCTCTCTTCGTCCAGAATCCCCCGGCCCCGACCCCTTCTCCTGCCGCCGCGTCCCCTCTCCGCTCCGCCTCCTCCTCCTATGCCATCGCTGCGACCGTCGTCTCAGCTTCGGCACTTGCTGCCTACGTCGCCCTCTCTTTTTCGGATCGGCCTTCGCCGAGGTCCGACAGAATCTACTCGGACATGGAGGAAACCCTAGAAAGGTCCAAGAATTCTGTTCGAAGGATCTTGGACCGAATGAGTCAGACAGGTGCAGCCGCTTCCGTGCTTTGGAAGTCGCTGGTTTCTATGCTTTCGTCCGCCAACCATGGGGTCCGGTCAGGGTTCGAGTTCCGGGTGGCCGCTCTGCTTGCGGATATCTCGGCAGCCAACGAGGCACGTAGGGCCGCCATTGTGGGGGCTGGTGGAGGTGCGGTAGTGGATTGGCTGTTGGATAGTGTAGCTATCTCTGGACACGGAGGGGATCGTATTGGGACACAGTCGGAGTCGGCAAGGGCTCTTGCGCATCTTATTGCTGACCCAAATGTTTGCCACGCTGTCTTGGGGCGGCCATATGCGATCCCTAACCTTTTGAGATTCATCTTCTCGTTCCAACCGAAAAAATCCAAG TCTGTGAAACATTCAGCAAAGGATGGTTCTGATGTTTGTAAAGGAAGGAGCATGCTTGTTGCTGCTATCATGGACATAATCACTTCAAACTGTGATAGTGTTGATCAACCACTTAAACCATTGTTGCCTGCTAGTGCAGACACTAGAGATATTGCAACAGCCCTTGAAGTAGTCGAGGAAGGAGGATTGCGCCTTGAAGTTGTTGATGAGGATGGAGATAATGATGATGGGGACAACGGAATTCAGGGAATTGGAATAAAAGTGCTTGGGGGCACAACAATTTTGGGATTTTCTTCAAAGGAAAGCATCTTAGAACTCAGCCAGCCTCTTCATTATCAGTTACTTAGACCTAGAGAGAGATATCAGAATCTTGAATTAAAGGAAAATATTAGCAGTTCATCTAGACATGAGAGATTTTCTTTTACTATCCCAGGCCTGTGGGATGATTTGCAGAGGGAACATGTCGCTGTACCTTTTGCTGCATGGGCTTTAGCAAATTGGGCTTTGGCTTCAGAGCTTAACCGAACTCGTATTCTAGAACTTGATAGTGTTGGTCGGGCTATTATGACTACATTAAGGGCACCTGAGAGATCAGTGAAATGGCATGGTTGTTTGGTTGCTCGTGCTCTTGTAGATGATCCGAAGTTACCATTGAATGTATCTGTTCCTGACTGGAGCTCCAGCCTTCTTTCTACAGCATTTCATGCCAGCAATAGTGAGGATGTAACTTTGGCTCAAGTAGCTTTGTCAGCTTTTCTTGTCTCCATTAAGCGGAGTAATGAAGCAAAGGTTGTGATGATGGAGAAAGGGCTTGATCTCATAAGAGGAATTGGTAAGCAGTCTGAAAAACATTGGCATTTACGAGAAACTCTAGCCAAGGTATTGGAACTAATTTACAATGGGGACATGCACTTGTCTCTTGAAGAAAGTCAAAGATGGTCCGGTATTCTTCTTCATTGGATTATTGATGAATCATCCAACCTAACTACTCGTCTGTCTGctatgaaaaccctttctttcaTCATGGAGGATTTTGGGCCACATTCAATACCAATTTCGCAAGGGTGGTTGACTATATTGCTCAATGAGGTCCTTGGATCTAGCAAGAAAGCAAACATGAAAGGAAACAATCCACCTAAGTCAGACAAAGTGAAG ATATCCAATGAATTAGCAACTTCTGTGGTTAAGCTTACTGGATTTCAGTCGGATCTTAAATCAGATACTTCTGGTAATAGTCCATTTAATGATTTTCTCTCCCTTGAACCATTTTCTACTCTAATTAAGAATACGAAGAAGAATAGTTTGCCTAAGTTTGATGCTGCTGATTCAGCTATTGCTACATTGAAAGGCATAAAAGCACTGACAGAGCTTTGTGCTGAAGATACTGTTTGCCAATGTAAAATAGCTGATCTTGGTGCCCTTGTCTTACTTCGGCGTTACCTGTTATGTGATGATTATGAAAAATTAGCTGCTAATGAAGCATATTTGGCATCAAGAGTTTTAGAGCCTCAAAGCCTTAATGCGTCTGTCCCTGGTGATTCACccaataaaaatcaaaatatagaGCCATCTAGTGTGAGAGTTCCTCCTACGGCACACATCCGGAAGCATGCTGCACGTTTGCTTGtaattctttctcttcttccaagGGTTAAAAAAGTTATTTCTGCAGATCCTATTTTGTGTAAATGGCTTGAAGATTGTGCATGCGGCAATATTCCTTGTTGCAATGACCAAAAAATACAAAGCTATGCTAGGGCAActctcttaaatatattttgtttagaACCTTCAGAAACTCAAGTGCTAAATTATATGCCTCCTGTTGATTTAAAAGACCCAAAGAGAAAGTGCCCTCTATATGAAGACATGATATTCTTGCTAAATCCTGAATTGCCACATTGGAAAGTTAGTCAGAAGCATGATGAGAACCATTCAGATGGTTCATTTGGTCAGATGTTAGTTTCTGGCCCTTCTTCACCTTGCAGTGTTGGTCAGTGTGAAGAAAATAATTCCGACAATTCTAGCTGTCTTGTTAATTCAGAGCAAGAATCTGAATCTTCTTTTCCTCTACTTGATGTTGTCTTTGTCCATGGATTACGTGGCGGTCCTTTTAAGTCATGGCGAATAGCAGATAACAAGTCTTCAACAACCAGCAAAGCTGGTCTTGTGGAGAGCATTGATTTGGAAGCTGGTAAATTGGGTACGTGTTGGCCTAGTGAGTGGCTAGGTGCTGATTTTCCTTGTGCTCGTATATTTAGTGTTAAGTACAAG ACAAATCTGACTCAATGGTCTGGAGCTACCTTGCCGCTTCAG GAGGTTAGCTCGATGCTACTGAGAAAGTTAACTAGAGCAGGCATTGGTGATCGACCTGTTGTATTTGTGACCCACAG TATGGGAGGACTTGTTGTCAAGGAGATGCTTCATGAAGCAAAGCTAAATAACCTTGAGGAATTTGTTAAAAATACTATTGGGGTG GTATTCTATAGCTGTCCCCATTTTGGTAGCAAGCTTGCTGACATGCCTTGGCGAATGGGTTTGGTTCTCCGTCCAGCCCTTACT ATTGGAGAATTAAGAAGTGGATCACCCAGATTGTTAGAATTGAATGACTACGTCCGTCAACTCTATAAAAAGGGGCTTCTTGATGTTCTCAGTTTCAGCGAG ACACAGGTGACACCAATTGTTGAAGGCTATGGTGGCTGGGGCTTGAGGATGGAGATTGTACCTATTGAATCTGCATTCCCTGGCTTCGGTGAACTTGTT GTATTAGATTCCACTGATCATGTCAACTCTTGCAAGCCAGTTAGCCAGACAGATCCATCTTATGCTAAAACATTAGAGTTTTTGAAGAAATTAAAAGATCATCTTGGCGTAAGTAGTTCTGCCAAGCAGGACAAACATACTGGATGA
- the LOC122009462 gene encoding uncharacterized protein LOC122009462 isoform X5 has protein sequence MLVAAIMDIITSNCDSVDQPLKPLLPASADTRDIATALEVVEEGGLRLEVVDEDGDNDDGDNGIQGIGIKVLGGTTILGFSSKESILELSQPLHYQLLRPRERYQNLELKENISSSSRHERFSFTIPGLWDDLQREHVAVPFAAWALANWALASELNRTRILELDSVGRAIMTTLRAPERSVKWHGCLVARALVDDPKLPLNVSVPDWSSSLLSTAFHASNSEDVTLAQVALSAFLVSIKRSNEAKVVMMEKGLDLIRGIGKQSEKHWHLRETLAKVLELIYNGDMHLSLEESQRWSGILLHWIIDESSNLTTRLSAMKTLSFIMEDFGPHSIPISQGWLTILLNEVLGSSKKANMKGNNPPKSDKVKTQIDQSNAQSAVQISNELATSVVKLTGFQSDLKSDTSGNSPFNDFLSLEPFSTLIKNTKKNSLPKFDAADSAIATLKGIKALTELCAEDTVCQCKIADLGALVLLRRYLLCDDYEKLAANEAYLASRVLEPQSLNASVPGDSPNKNQNIEPSSVRVPPTAHIRKHAARLLVILSLLPRVKKVISADPILCKWLEDCACGNIPCCNDQKIQSYARATLLNIFCLEPSETQVLNYMPPVDLKDPKRKCPLYEDMIFLLNPELPHWKVSQKHDENHSDGSFGQMLVSGPSSPCSVGQCEENNSDNSSCLVNSEQESESSFPLLDVVFVHGLRGGPFKSWRIADNKSSTTSKAGLVESIDLEAGKLGTCWPSEWLGADFPCARIFSVKYKTNLTQWSGATLPLQEVSSMLLRKLTRAGIGDRPVVFVTHSMGGLVVKEMLHEAKLNNLEEFVKNTIGVVFYSCPHFGSKLADMPWRMGLVLRPALTIGELRSGSPRLLELNDYVRQLYKKGLLDVLSFSETQVTPIVEGYGGWGLRMEIVPIESAFPGFGELVVLDSTDHVNSCKPVSQTDPSYAKTLEFLKKLKDHLGVSSSAKQDKHTG, from the exons ATGCTTGTTGCTGCTATCATGGACATAATCACTTCAAACTGTGATAGTGTTGATCAACCACTTAAACCATTGTTGCCTGCTAGTGCAGACACTAGAGATATTGCAACAGCCCTTGAAGTAGTCGAGGAAGGAGGATTGCGCCTTGAAGTTGTTGATGAGGATGGAGATAATGATGATGGGGACAACGGAATTCAGGGAATTGGAATAAAAGTGCTTGGGGGCACAACAATTTTGGGATTTTCTTCAAAGGAAAGCATCTTAGAACTCAGCCAGCCTCTTCATTATCAGTTACTTAGACCTAGAGAGAGATATCAGAATCTTGAATTAAAGGAAAATATTAGCAGTTCATCTAGACATGAGAGATTTTCTTTTACTATCCCAGGCCTGTGGGATGATTTGCAGAGGGAACATGTCGCTGTACCTTTTGCTGCATGGGCTTTAGCAAATTGGGCTTTGGCTTCAGAGCTTAACCGAACTCGTATTCTAGAACTTGATAGTGTTGGTCGGGCTATTATGACTACATTAAGGGCACCTGAGAGATCAGTGAAATGGCATGGTTGTTTGGTTGCTCGTGCTCTTGTAGATGATCCGAAGTTACCATTGAATGTATCTGTTCCTGACTGGAGCTCCAGCCTTCTTTCTACAGCATTTCATGCCAGCAATAGTGAGGATGTAACTTTGGCTCAAGTAGCTTTGTCAGCTTTTCTTGTCTCCATTAAGCGGAGTAATGAAGCAAAGGTTGTGATGATGGAGAAAGGGCTTGATCTCATAAGAGGAATTGGTAAGCAGTCTGAAAAACATTGGCATTTACGAGAAACTCTAGCCAAGGTATTGGAACTAATTTACAATGGGGACATGCACTTGTCTCTTGAAGAAAGTCAAAGATGGTCCGGTATTCTTCTTCATTGGATTATTGATGAATCATCCAACCTAACTACTCGTCTGTCTGctatgaaaaccctttctttcaTCATGGAGGATTTTGGGCCACATTCAATACCAATTTCGCAAGGGTGGTTGACTATATTGCTCAATGAGGTCCTTGGATCTAGCAAGAAAGCAAACATGAAAGGAAACAATCCACCTAAGTCAGACAAAGTGAAG actcaaattgatcaatctaatgCTCAATCTGCAGTACAGATATCCAATGAATTAGCAACTTCTGTGGTTAAGCTTACTGGATTTCAGTCGGATCTTAAATCAGATACTTCTGGTAATAGTCCATTTAATGATTTTCTCTCCCTTGAACCATTTTCTACTCTAATTAAGAATACGAAGAAGAATAGTTTGCCTAAGTTTGATGCTGCTGATTCAGCTATTGCTACATTGAAAGGCATAAAAGCACTGACAGAGCTTTGTGCTGAAGATACTGTTTGCCAATGTAAAATAGCTGATCTTGGTGCCCTTGTCTTACTTCGGCGTTACCTGTTATGTGATGATTATGAAAAATTAGCTGCTAATGAAGCATATTTGGCATCAAGAGTTTTAGAGCCTCAAAGCCTTAATGCGTCTGTCCCTGGTGATTCACccaataaaaatcaaaatatagaGCCATCTAGTGTGAGAGTTCCTCCTACGGCACACATCCGGAAGCATGCTGCACGTTTGCTTGtaattctttctcttcttccaagGGTTAAAAAAGTTATTTCTGCAGATCCTATTTTGTGTAAATGGCTTGAAGATTGTGCATGCGGCAATATTCCTTGTTGCAATGACCAAAAAATACAAAGCTATGCTAGGGCAActctcttaaatatattttgtttagaACCTTCAGAAACTCAAGTGCTAAATTATATGCCTCCTGTTGATTTAAAAGACCCAAAGAGAAAGTGCCCTCTATATGAAGACATGATATTCTTGCTAAATCCTGAATTGCCACATTGGAAAGTTAGTCAGAAGCATGATGAGAACCATTCAGATGGTTCATTTGGTCAGATGTTAGTTTCTGGCCCTTCTTCACCTTGCAGTGTTGGTCAGTGTGAAGAAAATAATTCCGACAATTCTAGCTGTCTTGTTAATTCAGAGCAAGAATCTGAATCTTCTTTTCCTCTACTTGATGTTGTCTTTGTCCATGGATTACGTGGCGGTCCTTTTAAGTCATGGCGAATAGCAGATAACAAGTCTTCAACAACCAGCAAAGCTGGTCTTGTGGAGAGCATTGATTTGGAAGCTGGTAAATTGGGTACGTGTTGGCCTAGTGAGTGGCTAGGTGCTGATTTTCCTTGTGCTCGTATATTTAGTGTTAAGTACAAG ACAAATCTGACTCAATGGTCTGGAGCTACCTTGCCGCTTCAG GAGGTTAGCTCGATGCTACTGAGAAAGTTAACTAGAGCAGGCATTGGTGATCGACCTGTTGTATTTGTGACCCACAG TATGGGAGGACTTGTTGTCAAGGAGATGCTTCATGAAGCAAAGCTAAATAACCTTGAGGAATTTGTTAAAAATACTATTGGGGTG GTATTCTATAGCTGTCCCCATTTTGGTAGCAAGCTTGCTGACATGCCTTGGCGAATGGGTTTGGTTCTCCGTCCAGCCCTTACT ATTGGAGAATTAAGAAGTGGATCACCCAGATTGTTAGAATTGAATGACTACGTCCGTCAACTCTATAAAAAGGGGCTTCTTGATGTTCTCAGTTTCAGCGAG ACACAGGTGACACCAATTGTTGAAGGCTATGGTGGCTGGGGCTTGAGGATGGAGATTGTACCTATTGAATCTGCATTCCCTGGCTTCGGTGAACTTGTT GTATTAGATTCCACTGATCATGTCAACTCTTGCAAGCCAGTTAGCCAGACAGATCCATCTTATGCTAAAACATTAGAGTTTTTGAAGAAATTAAAAGATCATCTTGGCGTAAGTAGTTCTGCCAAGCAGGACAAACATACTGGATGA